One segment of Rhodothermales bacterium DNA contains the following:
- a CDS encoding PadR family transcriptional regulator has product MNPNLGALEELVLLAACGLGSEAYAVTIQQRIEGEGGRDASMGAVYTALDRLEQKGYLRSHLGSVTPAKGGRRKRFYEVTGSGMAALSAVQSTRMSLLAYVKGGLQP; this is encoded by the coding sequence ATGAATCCCAATCTCGGTGCCCTGGAAGAACTTGTCCTGTTGGCGGCCTGCGGGCTCGGCAGCGAAGCCTACGCGGTTACCATCCAACAGCGGATAGAAGGGGAGGGCGGGCGTGACGCGTCCATGGGTGCGGTCTATACGGCGCTCGACCGGCTGGAGCAGAAAGGGTATCTGAGGTCGCATCTCGGGAGCGTAACGCCCGCAAAGGGCGGCCGGCGGAAGCGGTTCTACGAAGTGACGGGCTCCGGAATGGCCGCCCTCTCGGCGGTCCAATCCACGCGCATGTCCCTTCTGGCCTATGTCAAGGGAGGCTTGCAGCCATGA